A window of Mercenaria mercenaria strain notata chromosome 16, MADL_Memer_1, whole genome shotgun sequence contains these coding sequences:
- the LOC123540538 gene encoding uncharacterized protein LOC123540538 — translation MAHDPDYYTYMSLCMSEILYDIGLNEDMVIKERRKSLLRESVTTLGHRLGGVQQTNYIFGSQSEASTTYGLRSDSDNLICLDSWKAVTDLKDCKPGEVNNLIIDDMSTPPGYCLLLRMQGDVPLNLQEHKTSKTFLWQPNDDYKHELHGPAISVKGRNGYDDQDYVYAFHCQTWPLSAREWLTDKGRGKWPTKEMKSFAEKSGCFLVGVGSKDSAMEEYEWRISMSQAERSLMFSLNITQIRCYVLMKMVNKTFINPIGDGIITSYMCKTVLFHCIKHSYSNLWQESKLLYCLTLCLSALQYCVLIGNCPHFIIHENNLMEGRITTEFRTMFLTHMHRIKVDIGLSLKVIAYDSLGLRLERKMKRNPRNTIIL, via the coding sequence ATGGCACACGATCCCGATTACTACACATATATGTCTCTATGTATGTCAGAAATCTTATATGACATTGGTTTGAACGAGGATATGGTTATTAAAGAAAGACGGAAATCGCTTTTGAGGGAATCTGTAACAACTTTAGGTCACAGATTGGGAGGTGTGCAGCAAACTAATTACATTTTCGGTAGTCAGTCGGAAGCGTCAACAACATATGGATTGCGTTCAGACAGCGACAACTTGATTTGTCTGGACAGCTGGAAAGCTGTCACTGACTTGAAGGACTGTAAACCTGGAGAGGTCAATAATCTGATTATCGACGATATGTCTACACCGCCAGGGTATTGTCTTCTTCTCCGCATGCAAGGTGATGTGCCTTTAAATTTACAGGAGCATAAAACATCTAAAACATTTCTCTGGCAGccaaatgatgattataaacacGAACTACATGGACCAGCAATTAGCGTAAAAGGACGAAATGGCTATGATGACCAAGACTATGTTTATGCTTTCCATTGTCAAACCTGGCCACTGTCAGCTCGGGAATGGTTAACAGATAAGGGCAGAGGAAAATGGCCTACAAAAGAAATGAAATCATTTGCAGAAAAAAGTGGATGTTTCCTCGTCGGCGTTGGTAGTAAAGATAGTGCGATGGAAGAGTATGAATGGAGAATATCTATGTCTCAAGCGGAAAGGAGTTTAATGTTTAGTTTGAATATAACGCAGATAAGATGTTATGTCTTAATGAAGATGGTCaacaaaacatttatcaatcCTATAGGCGATGGTATCATTACAAGTTATATGTGTAAAACTGTTCTTTTTCATTGTATAAAACATTCTTATTCAAATTTGTGGCAGGAATCCAAATTGCTCTATTGTTTAACGTTGTGTTTATCAGCCTTACAATATTGTGTACTTATTGGTAACTGTCCGCATTTCATAATACATGAGAACAATTTAATGGAAGGACGGATTACTACAGAATTCAGGACGATGTTCCTGACACATATGCATCGTATAAAAGTAGACATTGGATTATCATTAAAAGTCATTGCGTACGATAGCTTAGGTCTACGATTGGAAAGAAAGATGAAACGAAATCCACGGAATACTATCATCTTATAA